GCCGACGCCATCGGCATGTCCACGGTGCCCGAAGCCATCACCGCCCATCACATGGGCCTGAAGGTGCTGGGAATTTCCTGCCTGACCAACAAGAACCTGCCGGATTGCATGGCCGAAACATCGCATGCGGAAATCTTAAGTCAGGCCAATGCATCCGCCGACGCCCTGGGTTCGCTCCTGTCCGCCCTCATCCCCAACTTGGGAGGCCGCCATGGCTGATCACGCCCATTTGCTCGCCGAGATCAAGGACAACATCCACCAACAAGACCCCATCAAGGCACGCCTGGTACTGGGATACCTGGAAAACATGGATAAGAACATCCGTGAGCAGGTGCTGGGCGCTTTCCGGGAGGCTGCGCCCGAGTTTGCCGTGCCGGTCCTGTGCAGGTTCATCTCCGAACACCGGGACATGGTCGCGGGTCTGCCGCTGGTCCGGGAAATCCTGGCCGTCAAGATTCTCGCCCAGCCGGAACTGCTCGCCAAGGCCATAAGCGACCCGCAAACCCCTTGCCGCAGCATGTACATTTCCATGGCCGGAGATCTGCGTCTGGAAGAAGTGGTCGACAATCTGATCGAAGCCCTGCTCGCGGCCTCTGACGTGAGCGAGATCAACCAGATCCTCGACACCCTGGGAGAAATCGGCGACCCGCAGGCCACCAACGCCGTCAGCGAGTTCCTCTATTCCGGCAACCGGAATCTTATCATCAGCGCCACCAAGGCTCTGGGCAAGCTGGCCACGCCCACCGCCATGCTGCGGCTGGCCGAACGCATGGGCACGGACAACCAGCTCGATCTCTTGATCCTCGACATTTTCGCCAAGGTTCAAGACTCCATCTCCCTGGACAAACTCAATGAGGCCATGCGCTCCCACTACGCCCATCTGCGCACCTACGCCAAAAAGACCCTGGTCAGTATCGGCCCCAAGGCCGTGCCCATCCTGACCGAGAATCTGCTCTTCGACGACGCCGACCTGCGCATCCATACATTAAATGTACTGGGCGACATCGGCGACCCGGCCGCCATCTCGCCTATCCGAAAACTGCTGCACACCCACCCCGCCAACGCCAACGTGCGTTTCGCCGCCTACGAAGCCCTGGGCCTCTTGCCGCTGGACCGGGGGGCGTACGTGCTGACTCAGGGTCTCGGTGACCCGGTGGACCATGTCTGCATCGCCGCGGCCAAGGCCATCGACCGCAATTTCAACGAGATCATGGCCGCCGGAATCAAGAACCTAGCCAGCGAAAGGGACGAGGATGCCCACCGCATCATAAGGACCGCCATCAACGCCCAGGCCAAAGAGATATTCTTAAGCCTCATGGAAGAGGAACGCTTCCAGCCCATGGCGTTAAGCCACCTTGGCCGGGCCCACCAGGACATCCGCGACTTCTTCTACGCCATTCTGAAAGAGCACGGCTACTCTGGGCTGGCCCTCAAACTCCTGGCCCCGGAAGAAAAAAAGACGGCGGCCCGCAAACGCATCTGCGCCGTGGACGACTCGCGCATGATTTTGAGCATCTACAAATCGACCCTGCACGAACTGGGCTTCGAGCCCGTGCTCTTCGAATTCCCGGCCAGCGCCCTGGAATGGCTGCAATCGAACACCCCGGAGATGGTGCTTACGGACCTGAACATGCCGGACATCACCGGCATCGACCTGACCCGGGCGATCCGCAAATCCTTCTCCAAGAAGGAACTGCCTGTGGTCATGGTCACCACCCAGGACGAAGCCAACGACAACAAGGCCGCCCTGGAAGCCGGGGTCAACGACATCCTGCGCAAGCCCTTCACGGCGGAAAGTTTGCAGGCGGTGTTCAAGAAGTTCTTGTAGGAAGTCCGGGACAGGGCCTCGGTGGTAGGGCTTCTTAAAGGATGGAACACGTGGAGCAAGAGGGCAGGCACGTGGGCCTGCCCCTACGGTTTGGTGACACGATCACGCATCTGTCATGATCCGCGCGTGTAGGGGCGGCCCTCTGTGGCCGCCCTTCTTTGCGTGCCCTTGCCCGGTCCAACCCGGAACGCGGCCGCACAGGGATGTCTTCAAGGAAAAAACAGAAGATGGATCCCCGCCTGCGCGGGGATGACGGCTTTATGCGGTGACCTATATTCCGCATCCCGCTTTTTTCGACAACCTGGGCATCTGTGATTTTCAGGCAGTATGCCCCTGCGCCGCCCGAGCGGGCCGGGTTGGGCCGCCCTGAGACGTCTTCAATGTGAAAAACATCACCCCAACCCCAGGCGCTTCAACTTCTCCCTGAGCGTTTTGCGGTCGATGCCCAGGATCTCGGCAGCGCGGGTTTTGTTGTCGCCGGTGCGGGCCAGGACCGCGCGGATGTGGTCCGCTTCGACCTCGGCCAGGGTCTTGTCCCCGTGCCGGCCGCGGGTGATGGAAAATCGCATGGACTCAGGCAGGTCGGTGATGTCGATGACCGGCCCGTCACCGACGATGACCAGGCGCTGCAACAGATTCTCCAATTCCCGGACATTGCCGGGCCAGGCGTACTGGGCCAGGGCGTCCAGCGCCTCGTCGGTCATGCGCGGGGTCTCGCGGTTCATGTCCGCGGAGAATTTGCGCAGGAAATGATTGGCCAGCATGAGGATGTCGTCCCCGCGTTCGGCCAGGGACGGCAGGCGAATCTCCACGACATGAATGCGGTAAAAGAGGTCCTCCCGGAAAAGGCCCTGCGCCACCAGCCGTTTCAAATCCTTATGCGTGGCCGCGATAATGCGGGTATCGACGGTGCGGGTACGTGACGACCCGACCATGCAAAATTCCTTGCTCTGCATGACCCGGAGCAACTTGGCCTGCAGATTGGGGCTGGCGTCTCCGATTTCGTCCAGAAAGATGGTTCCACCGTTGGCGATCTCGAAAAAACCGGCCCGACTGTCTTTGGCGCCGGTGAAGGCTCCCTTAACGTGGCCGAAGAGTTCGCTCTCAAGCAGGGTGTCGGGAATGGCCGAGCAATTGACCGGCACAAA
This DNA window, taken from Desulfomicrobium sp. ZS1, encodes the following:
- a CDS encoding response regulator codes for the protein MADHAHLLAEIKDNIHQQDPIKARLVLGYLENMDKNIREQVLGAFREAAPEFAVPVLCRFISEHRDMVAGLPLVREILAVKILAQPELLAKAISDPQTPCRSMYISMAGDLRLEEVVDNLIEALLAASDVSEINQILDTLGEIGDPQATNAVSEFLYSGNRNLIISATKALGKLATPTAMLRLAERMGTDNQLDLLILDIFAKVQDSISLDKLNEAMRSHYAHLRTYAKKTLVSIGPKAVPILTENLLFDDADLRIHTLNVLGDIGDPAAISPIRKLLHTHPANANVRFAAYEALGLLPLDRGAYVLTQGLGDPVDHVCIAAAKAIDRNFNEIMAAGIKNLASERDEDAHRIIRTAINAQAKEIFLSLMEEERFQPMALSHLGRAHQDIRDFFYAILKEHGYSGLALKLLAPEEKKTAARKRICAVDDSRMILSIYKSTLHELGFEPVLFEFPASALEWLQSNTPEMVLTDLNMPDITGIDLTRAIRKSFSKKELPVVMVTTQDEANDNKAALEAGVNDILRKPFTAESLQAVFKKFL
- a CDS encoding sigma-54 dependent transcriptional regulator — its product is MQDKATTILAVDDSPATLEVISRNLTGAGYVVHTCGSVEEAGAFLDETPVDLIITDYKMPRANGLELIKYVRDNFKDTEIMMITGYPTISGAVEAMRDGAGEYLAKPFTGEELLAVVRRILEKQVRRRAAHAGGQELSVFGIIGNCPEMQAVYGLIRKAAQTSANVFISGESGTGKEVVARAVHYNSDRRASAFVPVNCSAIPDTLLESELFGHVKGAFTGAKDSRAGFFEIANGGTIFLDEIGDASPNLQAKLLRVMQSKEFCMVGSSRTRTVDTRIIAATHKDLKRLVAQGLFREDLFYRIHVVEIRLPSLAERGDDILMLANHFLRKFSADMNRETPRMTDEALDALAQYAWPGNVRELENLLQRLVIVGDGPVIDITDLPESMRFSITRGRHGDKTLAEVEADHIRAVLARTGDNKTRAAEILGIDRKTLREKLKRLGLG